The following are encoded together in the Streptomyces sp. NBC_00358 genome:
- a CDS encoding HAD family hydrolase yields the protein MLNLVENHSLPRTAAFFDLDKTVIAKSSTLTFSKSFYQGGLINRRAALRTAYIQFVFLAGGADHDQMERMREHLSSMCRGWNVQQVKEIVAETLHDLIDPIIYDEAASLIEQHHKAGRDVVIVSTSGAEVVEPIGELLGADRVVATRMVVGEDGCFTGEVEYYAYGPTKAEAIRELAASEGYDLPRCYAYSDSATDLPMLESVGHPHAVNPDRALRREAVARAWPVLDFHRPVRLKQRLSTLSVPPRPALVAAAAIGAAAATAGLVWYASRRRASVA from the coding sequence ATGCTCAACCTCGTGGAAAACCACTCCTTGCCTCGTACAGCGGCCTTCTTCGACCTGGACAAGACGGTCATTGCGAAGTCGAGCACGCTCACCTTCAGCAAGTCGTTCTACCAAGGCGGGCTGATCAACCGCAGGGCGGCCTTGCGCACCGCTTACATCCAGTTCGTGTTCCTGGCGGGCGGCGCCGACCACGACCAGATGGAACGGATGCGCGAGCACCTGTCCTCGATGTGCCGCGGCTGGAACGTCCAGCAGGTCAAGGAAATCGTCGCCGAGACCCTGCACGACCTCATCGACCCGATCATCTACGACGAGGCGGCATCGCTCATCGAGCAGCACCACAAGGCCGGTCGTGACGTCGTGATCGTGTCCACGTCCGGCGCCGAGGTGGTCGAGCCGATCGGCGAACTGCTCGGCGCGGACCGGGTGGTGGCGACCCGCATGGTCGTCGGCGAGGACGGCTGCTTCACCGGCGAGGTGGAGTATTACGCCTACGGGCCGACCAAGGCCGAGGCGATCAGGGAGCTGGCCGCGTCCGAGGGCTACGACCTGCCCCGCTGTTACGCCTACAGCGACTCGGCGACCGATCTGCCGATGCTGGAGTCCGTCGGGCATCCGCACGCGGTGAACCCGGACCGCGCGCTGCGCCGCGAGGCGGTCGCGCGGGCATGGCCGGTTCTGGACTTCCACCGGCCGGTCCGCCTGAAGCAGCGGCTGTCCACTCTGTCCGTACCTCCCCGGCCGGCACTCGTCGCCGCGGCCGCGATAGGAGCGGCGGCGGCGACGGCGGGGCTCGTCTGGTACGCCAGTCGGCGTCGCGCTTCGGTGGCTTGA
- a CDS encoding bifunctional SulP family inorganic anion transporter/carbonic anhydrase gives MSACVPTRAADPTRPAPAPEPLSPPPTPPRRFHVAGADLSASIAVFLIALPLSLGIALATGAPLQAGLVAAAVGGLVAGRLGGSPLQVSGPAAGLTVVTAELIHHYGWRATCAITALAGVVQLGLGCLRVARTALAVSPAIVHGMLAGIGVTIAIAQLHIVLGGIPQSSVTANLVALPDQVADTHPAAVSMSVLTLALLFAWPRIPGRTGQVLRKVPAALVAVAGATVTASLAGLTLPRVDLPSWSSHAPAGLPEGPVSGIATAVLTVTLVCSVQSLLGAVAVDKLVSGRPELQARVGRSRLDRELLGQGAANVVSGALGGLPVAGVAVRSSANVQAGAVSRNSTMLHGVFVVVAALLMVPILELIPLASLAALVMAVGIQMVSLHHIRTVTRHREVLVYAVTTLGVVFLGVLEGVALGVSVAVGVALHRLGRTRITHEERGGVHYVHVRGQLTFLAVPRLSRALHLVPQGADTVVELDGSFMDHAAYESLQDWQSAHTAQGGTVDLAGRTGTRIAEPAHPRLCRCRPWTPWRNHQCETSADPGSASPSDAPPAGQDEGTGEARPSGSQLARGISAFQRNTAPLVRDELARLAREGQRPSQLFLTCADSRLVTSMITSSGPGDLFVVRNVGNLVPWPGEESGDDSVAAAIEYAVDVLKVRSITVCGHSGCGAMQALLASEPEGTPTPLKRWLRHGQPSLDRMAADDRPWARIAGRAPADTVEQLCLTNVVQQLEHLRAHESVARALREGVLELHGMYFHVGEAQAYLLADDDGAELFDHVGAFDHMDAAEELRHPA, from the coding sequence ATGTCTGCCTGCGTCCCCACCCGCGCCGCCGACCCCACTCGGCCCGCGCCCGCCCCCGAGCCCCTCAGCCCCCCGCCGACCCCGCCCCGGCGCTTCCACGTCGCGGGCGCCGATCTGTCGGCCTCGATCGCGGTCTTCCTGATCGCCCTTCCCCTGTCCCTCGGCATCGCCCTCGCCACTGGGGCGCCGCTGCAGGCCGGCCTTGTCGCCGCCGCCGTCGGCGGACTCGTCGCCGGACGCCTCGGCGGCTCACCGCTCCAGGTGAGCGGCCCCGCCGCCGGACTCACGGTCGTCACGGCCGAACTCATCCACCACTACGGCTGGCGCGCGACCTGCGCCATCACCGCGCTCGCCGGAGTCGTCCAACTGGGCCTCGGCTGCCTGCGCGTGGCCCGTACGGCCCTGGCTGTCAGTCCCGCGATCGTGCACGGCATGCTCGCCGGAATCGGCGTGACGATCGCCATCGCCCAACTGCACATCGTGCTGGGAGGCATCCCGCAGAGCTCCGTCACGGCCAACCTCGTCGCCCTGCCGGACCAGGTGGCCGACACGCACCCCGCGGCGGTGTCGATGAGCGTGCTGACCCTGGCGCTGCTGTTCGCCTGGCCGCGCATTCCCGGGCGCACCGGGCAGGTGCTGCGCAAGGTCCCCGCCGCGCTGGTCGCCGTCGCCGGAGCCACGGTGACCGCCTCGCTCGCCGGGCTGACGCTGCCCAGGGTCGACCTGCCGTCCTGGAGCAGTCACGCGCCGGCCGGGCTGCCCGAGGGCCCGGTGTCCGGCATCGCCACCGCCGTCCTCACCGTGACGCTGGTGTGCAGCGTGCAGTCATTGCTCGGCGCCGTCGCGGTGGACAAGCTGGTGAGCGGCCGTCCGGAACTCCAGGCGCGCGTGGGCCGTTCCCGCCTCGACCGGGAGCTGCTCGGGCAGGGCGCCGCGAATGTCGTCTCCGGCGCGCTCGGCGGACTGCCCGTCGCCGGGGTCGCCGTGCGCAGTTCCGCGAATGTTCAGGCGGGGGCCGTCAGCCGGAACTCCACGATGCTGCACGGCGTTTTCGTAGTAGTTGCCGCGCTGCTGATGGTCCCGATCCTGGAGCTGATCCCCCTCGCATCGCTCGCCGCCCTGGTGATGGCCGTCGGCATCCAGATGGTGTCCCTGCACCACATCCGCACGGTCACCCGCCACCGCGAGGTGCTGGTGTACGCCGTCACCACGCTCGGCGTCGTGTTCCTCGGAGTTCTCGAGGGCGTGGCGCTGGGGGTCTCGGTGGCCGTCGGCGTCGCCCTGCACCGTCTCGGACGTACCCGCATCACGCACGAGGAGAGGGGAGGAGTCCATTACGTACATGTACGAGGTCAGTTGACGTTCCTCGCGGTGCCCCGACTCAGCCGCGCCCTGCATCTCGTGCCCCAAGGGGCGGACACCGTCGTGGAGTTGGACGGCTCGTTCATGGACCACGCGGCGTACGAGTCGCTGCAGGACTGGCAGAGCGCGCACACCGCCCAGGGCGGCACGGTCGATCTCGCCGGACGGACCGGAACACGGATCGCAGAGCCCGCGCATCCCAGGCTCTGCCGCTGCCGTCCCTGGACACCCTGGCGGAACCACCAGTGCGAGACCTCCGCCGACCCGGGGTCCGCTTCCCCCTCGGACGCCCCTCCGGCCGGGCAGGACGAGGGGACCGGCGAGGCCAGACCTAGCGGGAGTCAACTGGCGCGCGGCATCAGCGCGTTCCAGCGCAACACCGCACCCCTGGTGCGGGATGAGCTGGCCCGGCTGGCTCGGGAGGGACAGCGGCCTTCCCAGCTCTTCCTGACCTGTGCCGACTCCCGGCTCGTCACCTCGATGATCACCTCCAGTGGCCCGGGCGACCTCTTCGTCGTACGCAATGTGGGCAACCTCGTGCCGTGGCCCGGAGAGGAGAGCGGGGACGACTCGGTGGCCGCGGCCATCGAGTACGCGGTGGACGTGCTGAAGGTCCGGTCCATCACGGTGTGCGGGCACTCCGGGTGCGGCGCCATGCAGGCCCTGCTGGCGTCGGAGCCCGAAGGGACGCCCACGCCGCTCAAGCGGTGGCTGCGGCACGGGCAGCCGAGCCTGGACCGGATGGCCGCCGACGACCGGCCGTGGGCGCGGATCGCCGGACGGGCGCCCGCCGACACGGTGGAGCAGCTCTGTCTGACCAACGTGGTGCAGCAGTTGGAGCACCTGCGGGCGCACGAGTCCGTGGCGCGGGCCCTACGGGAGGGCGTGCTCGAACTGCACGGGATGTACTTCCACGTGGGCGAGGCCCAGGCGTACCTGCTGGCCGACGACGACGGGGCCGAACTGTTCGATCACGTGGGCGCGTTCGACCACATGGACGCGGCGGAGGAGCTGCGGCATCCGGCGTGA
- a CDS encoding oxidoreductase — protein MSTTGATADPLAALGSLPGVADSVESVRKAVDRVYGHRIMRRRGNEITSEAALRGARGSAALSGADWALEEVRRRTDFSGDDEARIIGAALRLTAEAGQLLSIWRQSPLRVLARLHLVAAADRGDAVGRPRRDGETADEPLVELPLPDADAVAGRLEGLSQLIIAGGSAPALVTAAVVHGELIALRPFASHNGLVARAAERIVLIGSGLDPKSICPAEVGHAELGRAAYLAALDGYVSGTPDGMAAWIAHCGKAVELGARESAAVCEALQRGAA, from the coding sequence ATGAGTACGACAGGTGCGACCGCTGATCCGCTGGCGGCCCTGGGTTCGCTTCCCGGGGTGGCCGATTCCGTGGAGTCCGTCCGCAAGGCCGTGGACCGGGTCTACGGACACCGGATCATGCGGCGTCGCGGCAACGAGATCACGTCCGAGGCGGCGCTGCGCGGGGCCCGCGGTTCCGCGGCGCTCTCCGGTGCCGACTGGGCCCTCGAAGAGGTCCGCCGGCGTACCGACTTCAGTGGGGACGACGAGGCGCGCATCATCGGCGCCGCCCTGCGGCTGACCGCCGAGGCGGGCCAGCTCCTGTCCATCTGGCGGCAGTCGCCCCTGCGGGTGCTGGCCCGGCTGCATCTGGTGGCGGCAGCCGATCGCGGTGACGCGGTCGGTCGGCCGCGACGGGACGGGGAAACGGCCGACGAGCCCCTGGTGGAGCTGCCGCTGCCGGACGCGGACGCGGTCGCCGGCCGCCTCGAAGGCCTCTCCCAACTGATCATCGCGGGCGGCTCGGCCCCCGCCCTGGTCACAGCGGCGGTGGTGCACGGTGAACTGATCGCGCTGCGACCCTTCGCCTCGCACAACGGACTGGTCGCGCGCGCCGCCGAGCGCATCGTCCTGATCGGCAGCGGGCTCGACCCGAAGTCCATCTGCCCTGCTGAGGTCGGTCACGCGGAACTGGGCCGGGCGGCCTATCTCGCGGCACTGGACGGCTATGTGTCCGGCACCCCGGACGGTATGGCCGCCTGGATCGCTCACTGCGGCAAGGCTGTCGAACTGGGCGCCAGGGAGTCCGCCGCGGTCTGTGAGGCGCTTCAGCGCGGTGCCGCGTAA
- the ssd gene encoding septum site-determining protein Ssd: protein MAGAITHDRPPTAEGRQGGPLIVTEDIDLLDDLLRLCAAAGARPEVHHGIPERRGGWEEAPLVLVGDDAVRRVRGAARRRGVVLVGRDQDDSGVWRRAVEIGADHVLVLPDGEQWLVDRIADVAEGVGRPALTVGVLGGRGGAGASTLACALALTSAREGKRTLLVDADPLGGGLDVLLGGEGAEGLRWPAFAASRGRVGGGALEESLPELHALRVLSWDRSDVVTVPPQAVRAVLAAARRRGGAVVVDLPRRIDEAVAEILAQLDVGLLVVPADLRSIAAAGRVASAVGMVLRDLRVVVRGPYAPGLDDREVARLLDLPLVGELPSEPFPLDGGSPPGSAPKGPLGRFCTAFWDRVPVEGGGV, encoded by the coding sequence GTGGCGGGAGCCATCACCCATGACCGGCCGCCCACCGCCGAGGGGCGGCAGGGCGGACCATTGATCGTCACCGAGGACATCGACCTCCTCGACGACCTGCTGCGCCTCTGCGCGGCGGCGGGCGCGCGGCCCGAGGTCCATCACGGGATTCCGGAACGCAGGGGCGGCTGGGAGGAGGCACCTCTCGTCCTGGTCGGAGACGACGCCGTACGGCGTGTGCGTGGGGCCGCGCGGAGAAGAGGAGTGGTGCTGGTCGGCCGGGACCAGGACGACTCCGGAGTCTGGCGGCGGGCCGTCGAGATCGGCGCCGACCACGTCCTGGTGCTGCCGGACGGTGAGCAGTGGCTCGTCGACCGCATCGCCGACGTGGCCGAGGGAGTAGGCCGGCCGGCTCTCACCGTCGGCGTGCTCGGCGGCCGGGGCGGGGCCGGTGCCTCCACGCTCGCCTGCGCGCTCGCTCTCACCTCGGCGCGTGAGGGTAAGCGCACCCTGCTGGTGGACGCGGACCCTCTCGGTGGCGGACTCGACGTACTGCTGGGCGGAGAGGGAGCCGAGGGGCTGCGCTGGCCGGCGTTCGCCGCGTCCCGCGGCAGGGTCGGCGGCGGGGCGCTGGAGGAGTCCCTGCCCGAACTGCACGCGCTGCGGGTTCTGAGCTGGGACCGGAGCGACGTGGTCACCGTTCCCCCACAAGCCGTACGCGCGGTCCTGGCAGCCGCCCGACGACGCGGTGGTGCGGTGGTCGTCGACCTGCCCCGCCGCATCGACGAGGCTGTCGCCGAGATCCTCGCCCAACTCGACGTGGGGTTGCTGGTGGTCCCCGCCGACCTGCGCTCCATCGCGGCGGCGGGGCGGGTGGCGTCCGCGGTCGGCATGGTCCTGCGCGATCTGCGGGTCGTGGTGCGCGGTCCCTACGCGCCGGGTCTCGACGACCGCGAGGTCGCCCGTCTGCTCGACCTGCCCCTGGTGGGCGAACTGCCTTCCGAACCCTTCCCGTTGGACGGCGGATCGCCACCGGGAAGCGCGCCGAAGGGCCCGCTGGGCCGCTTCTGTACGGCCTTCTGGGACCGGGTTCCGGTCGAAGGAGGGGGCGTATGA
- a CDS encoding phage holin family protein, translating to MTAPDGSPVGAERSIGELVASATTEMSALVHDEIALAKAQLKQDVKRGAVSGGAFGAAGAVLIFSLPMLSFALAYGIRTWSDWNLAICFLLSFAANVLVAAVLALIGVIFAKKVKKSQGPQKVAASVKETAGVLPNAKPHPRPEPVEDVVKAVARSSS from the coding sequence ATGACCGCACCCGACGGCAGCCCGGTCGGCGCCGAACGCAGTATCGGCGAACTGGTCGCCTCGGCGACGACCGAGATGTCCGCACTGGTGCACGACGAAATCGCACTGGCGAAGGCTCAGCTCAAGCAGGACGTCAAGCGCGGCGCGGTCAGTGGCGGCGCGTTCGGGGCGGCCGGCGCGGTGCTGATCTTCTCCCTGCCGATGCTCAGTTTCGCCCTCGCATACGGCATCCGGACCTGGAGCGACTGGAACCTCGCGATCTGTTTCCTGCTGTCGTTCGCGGCGAACGTGCTGGTCGCGGCGGTACTCGCGCTGATCGGCGTGATCTTCGCGAAGAAGGTCAAGAAGAGTCAGGGCCCGCAGAAGGTGGCCGCCTCCGTGAAGGAGACGGCGGGTGTTCTGCCGAACGCCAAGCCGCACCCCCGGCCCGAACCGGTCGAGGACGTCGTCAAGGCTGTGGCACGCTCATCCTCATGA
- the nhaA gene encoding Na+/H+ antiporter NhaA, producing the protein MPAPPSSTTRKFFGRMSLPERNFVADALRTETVGGVLLLIAAVAALIWANTLPHSYETVSHYHFGPAALGLDLSVEHWAADGLLAVFFFVAGIELKRELVAGDLRDPKAAVLPVVAAVCGMAVPAVVYVLTNVLGHGSLDGWAVPTATDIAFALAVLAVIGTSLPSALRAFLLTLAVVDDLFAILIIAVFFTDSINLAALGGAVVGLGVFWLLLRKGVRGWYVYVPLALVIWGLMYNSGIHATIAGVAMGLMLRCHPLEGEEHSPGEHIEHLVRPVSAGLAVPLFALFSAGVAISGGAIHDVFTRPETLGVVLGLVVGKAVGIFGGTWLTARFTRASLSDDLEWADVAAVATLAGIGFTVSLLIGELAFEGNTSLTDETKAAVLIGSFIAAVLATALLKMRNARYRALCETEERDEDLDGIPDIYEEDKPEYHLRMAAIYERKAAEHRRLAEVAGGAGEGDHGPA; encoded by the coding sequence GTGCCCGCGCCCCCCAGCTCCACCACCCGTAAGTTCTTCGGCCGGATGTCCCTGCCGGAGCGGAACTTCGTGGCGGACGCGCTGCGCACCGAGACGGTGGGCGGGGTACTCCTGCTGATCGCGGCGGTCGCGGCGCTGATCTGGGCGAACACCCTGCCGCACAGCTACGAGACCGTCTCGCACTACCACTTCGGCCCGGCCGCGCTCGGGCTCGACCTGTCAGTGGAGCACTGGGCGGCCGACGGACTGCTCGCCGTGTTCTTCTTCGTCGCCGGGATCGAGCTGAAGCGCGAACTCGTGGCCGGTGATCTGCGGGATCCGAAGGCCGCGGTGCTGCCCGTGGTCGCGGCGGTCTGCGGCATGGCCGTTCCCGCGGTCGTCTACGTCCTGACCAATGTCCTGGGCCACGGATCGCTCGACGGATGGGCGGTCCCCACCGCCACCGACATCGCCTTCGCGCTCGCCGTACTGGCCGTCATCGGAACGTCGTTGCCGTCGGCCCTGCGCGCCTTCCTGCTCACTCTCGCCGTCGTAGACGACCTGTTCGCGATCCTGATCATCGCGGTCTTCTTCACCGACTCCATCAACCTCGCGGCGCTCGGCGGGGCCGTCGTGGGTCTCGGGGTCTTCTGGCTGCTGCTGCGCAAGGGCGTACGGGGCTGGTACGTGTACGTCCCGCTCGCCCTGGTCATCTGGGGCCTGATGTACAACAGCGGCATCCACGCCACCATCGCCGGTGTCGCGATGGGCCTGATGCTGCGCTGCCACCCGCTCGAAGGCGAGGAGCACTCCCCCGGAGAGCACATCGAGCATCTGGTGCGCCCGGTGTCGGCGGGACTGGCGGTGCCGCTGTTCGCCCTGTTCAGCGCCGGCGTCGCGATCTCGGGCGGAGCGATCCACGATGTGTTCACCCGGCCCGAGACCCTCGGTGTGGTGCTCGGACTCGTCGTGGGCAAGGCGGTCGGCATCTTCGGGGGCACCTGGCTGACGGCCCGGTTCACCAGGGCCTCGCTCAGCGACGACCTCGAATGGGCCGACGTGGCCGCCGTCGCCACCCTCGCCGGCATCGGCTTCACCGTCTCCCTGCTCATCGGCGAACTCGCCTTCGAGGGCAACACGAGCCTCACCGACGAGACCAAGGCCGCCGTCCTGATCGGCTCGTTCATCGCGGCCGTGCTCGCCACGGCGCTGCTGAAGATGCGCAACGCCCGGTACCGCGCGCTGTGCGAGACCGAGGAGCGCGACGAGGACCTCGACGGCATCCCCGACATCTACGAGGAGGACAAGCCGGAGTACCACCTGCGCATGGCCGCGATCTACGAACGGAAGGCCGCGGAACACCGCAGGCTTGCCGAAGTGGCGGGTGGGGCAGGCGAGGGGGACCACGGTCCGGCATGA
- a CDS encoding ATP-binding protein, protein MKIAFVGKGGSGKTTLSSLFIRHLAVSGAPVVAVDADINQHLGAALGLEEPEAAALPAMGERLPLIKDYLRGSNPRIASAETMIKTTPPGEGSRLLRVDEANPVYDACARPVELDGGTIRLMVTGPFTEADVGVACYHSKTGAVELCLNHLVDGRSEYVVVDMTAGSDSFASGLFTRFDVTFLVAEPTRKGVSVYRQYKEYARDFGVTLKVVGNKVQGQDDIDFLRSEVGDDLLVTVGHSDWVRAMEKGRPPRFELLEEVNRRSLHALRTAADATYGLRDWERYTRQMVQFHLKNATNWGNARTGVDLAEQVDPGFVLGESPMATA, encoded by the coding sequence ATGAAAATTGCTTTCGTCGGGAAGGGCGGCAGCGGCAAGACCACCCTGTCGTCGCTCTTCATCCGCCACCTCGCCGTCTCGGGGGCACCTGTCGTCGCCGTGGACGCCGACATCAACCAGCACCTGGGGGCCGCGCTCGGACTCGAGGAGCCGGAGGCCGCGGCACTGCCCGCCATGGGTGAGCGGCTGCCCCTCATCAAGGACTACCTGCGCGGCTCCAATCCCCGCATCGCGTCCGCCGAGACGATGATCAAGACGACCCCGCCCGGCGAGGGCTCACGGCTGCTGCGCGTCGATGAGGCCAATCCGGTCTACGACGCCTGCGCACGGCCGGTGGAACTCGACGGCGGCACCATCCGTTTGATGGTCACCGGCCCGTTCACCGAGGCCGACGTGGGGGTGGCTTGCTACCACTCCAAGACCGGTGCAGTGGAGCTCTGCCTGAACCATCTCGTCGACGGCCGGAGCGAGTACGTCGTCGTCGACATGACGGCGGGCTCCGATTCCTTCGCGTCCGGCTTGTTCACCCGCTTCGACGTCACGTTCCTCGTGGCGGAGCCGACCCGCAAGGGAGTCTCCGTCTATCGCCAGTACAAGGAGTACGCCCGCGACTTCGGCGTCACTCTGAAGGTCGTCGGCAACAAGGTGCAGGGCCAGGACGACATCGACTTCCTGCGGTCGGAAGTCGGGGACGACCTCCTGGTCACGGTCGGACACTCGGACTGGGTGCGCGCCATGGAGAAGGGCCGCCCGCCCCGGTTCGAGCTCCTGGAGGAGGTCAACCGGCGCTCGCTGCACGCCTTGCGGACCGCCGCCGACGCCACGTACGGACTTCGGGACTGGGAGCGGTACACGCGCCAGATGGTGCAGTTCCACCTGAAGAACGCCACCAACTGGGGCAACGCCAGGACCGGGGTGGACCTCGCCGAACAGGTCGACCCCGGCTTCGTGCTCGGCGAGAGTCCGATGGCCACCGCGTGA
- the acs gene encoding acetate--CoA ligase, whose translation MAWDTTDTLGKGDVVSNESLANLLKEERRFAPPADLAANANVTAEAYEQAKADRLGFWAEQARRLTWATEPTETLDWSNPPFAKWFADGKLNVAYNCVDRHVEAGNGDRVAIHFEGEPGDSRAITYAELKDEVSKAANALTELGIGKGDRVAVYLPMIPEAVVAMLACARIGAAHSVVFGGFSADAIATRIKDADAKLVITSDGGYRRGKPSALKPAVDDAVSRADGVDKVLVVRRTGEDVAWTEGRDVWWHDIVGRQSAEHTPEAFDAEHPLFILYTSGTTGKPKGILHTSGGYLTQASYTHNAVFDLKPETDVYWCTADIGWVTGHSYITYGPLSNGATQVMYEGTPDTPHQGRFWEIIQKYGVTILYTAPTAIRTFMKWGDDIPAKFDLSSLRILGSVGEPINPEAWIWYRKHIGGDRTPIVDTWWQTETGAMMISPLPGVTETKPGSAQRALPGIAATVVDDEANEVPDGGGGYLVLTEPWPSMLRTIWGDDQRYLDTYWSRFEGKYFAGDGAKKDDDGDIWLLGRVDDVMLVSGHNISTTEVESALVSHPSVAEAAVVGAADETTGQAIVAFVILRGTASAEDAGLVADLRNHVGTTLGPIAKPKRVLPVAELPKTRSGKIMRRLLRDVAENRELGDVTTLTDSTVMDLIQAKLPAAPSDD comes from the coding sequence GTGGCCTGGGACACAACGGACACCCTGGGAAAGGGAGATGTCGTGAGCAACGAAAGCCTGGCCAACCTGCTGAAGGAAGAGCGCAGGTTCGCGCCGCCCGCCGACCTGGCGGCGAACGCCAATGTCACCGCGGAGGCGTATGAGCAGGCCAAGGCTGACAGGCTCGGCTTCTGGGCCGAGCAGGCCCGCCGGCTGACCTGGGCCACCGAGCCGACCGAGACACTGGACTGGTCCAACCCGCCGTTCGCGAAGTGGTTCGCCGACGGGAAGCTGAACGTCGCGTACAACTGCGTGGACCGGCACGTGGAGGCCGGGAACGGCGACCGCGTCGCCATCCACTTCGAGGGCGAGCCCGGCGACAGCCGTGCCATCACCTACGCCGAACTCAAGGACGAGGTCTCGAAGGCCGCGAACGCCCTCACCGAGCTGGGCATCGGCAAGGGCGACCGGGTCGCCGTCTACCTGCCGATGATCCCCGAGGCCGTCGTCGCGATGCTCGCCTGCGCCCGCATCGGCGCCGCGCACTCCGTGGTCTTCGGCGGATTCTCCGCCGACGCGATCGCCACCCGCATCAAGGACGCCGACGCCAAGCTGGTCATCACCTCCGACGGCGGCTACCGGCGCGGAAAGCCGTCCGCGCTCAAGCCCGCCGTCGACGACGCGGTCAGCCGGGCCGACGGGGTCGACAAGGTGCTCGTGGTCCGCCGTACCGGCGAGGACGTCGCCTGGACCGAGGGCCGCGACGTGTGGTGGCACGACATCGTCGGACGCCAGTCCGCCGAGCACACACCGGAGGCGTTCGACGCCGAACACCCCCTGTTCATCCTCTACACCTCCGGAACCACCGGGAAGCCCAAGGGCATCCTGCACACCTCCGGCGGCTACCTCACCCAGGCCTCCTACACCCACAACGCCGTCTTCGACCTCAAGCCGGAGACGGACGTCTACTGGTGCACCGCCGACATCGGCTGGGTCACCGGACACTCCTACATCACCTACGGACCGCTCTCGAACGGCGCGACCCAGGTCATGTACGAGGGGACCCCGGACACCCCGCACCAGGGCCGGTTCTGGGAGATCATCCAGAAGTACGGGGTGACGATCCTCTACACCGCACCCACCGCGATCCGCACCTTCATGAAGTGGGGAGACGACATCCCCGCCAAGTTCGACCTGTCCTCCCTGCGGATCCTGGGCAGCGTCGGCGAACCGATCAACCCCGAAGCCTGGATCTGGTACCGCAAGCACATCGGCGGGGACCGCACCCCGATCGTCGACACCTGGTGGCAGACCGAGACCGGCGCCATGATGATCAGCCCGCTCCCCGGCGTCACCGAGACCAAACCGGGATCGGCGCAGCGAGCCCTGCCGGGCATCGCGGCCACCGTCGTCGACGACGAGGCGAACGAAGTCCCCGACGGCGGTGGCGGCTACCTCGTGCTGACCGAGCCGTGGCCGTCCATGCTGCGCACCATCTGGGGCGACGACCAGCGGTACCTCGACACCTACTGGTCGCGCTTCGAGGGCAAGTACTTCGCCGGCGACGGGGCCAAGAAGGACGACGACGGCGACATCTGGCTCCTCGGCCGGGTCGACGACGTGATGCTCGTGTCCGGGCACAACATCTCGACGACCGAGGTCGAATCCGCCCTCGTCTCCCACCCGTCGGTCGCCGAGGCGGCGGTCGTGGGCGCCGCGGACGAGACCACCGGACAGGCCATCGTCGCGTTCGTCATCCTGCGCGGCACGGCCTCCGCCGAGGACGCCGGACTGGTGGCGGACCTGCGCAACCACGTCGGCACCACCCTCGGCCCGATCGCCAAGCCGAAGCGGGTCCTGCCGGTGGCCGAGCTGCCGAAGACCCGGTCCGGGAAGATCATGCGCCGCCTGCTGCGCGACGTCGCCGAGAACCGCGAGCTCGGTGACGTCACGACGCTCACCGACTCCACGGTGATGGACCTGATCCAGGCCAAGTTGCCGGCCGCGCCCAGCGACGACTGA